In Pseudomonas fluorescens, the following are encoded in one genomic region:
- a CDS encoding DUF6124 family protein: protein MVKPTPNPPESETDTTQRPSGLHLKPAILKNNAPHNPSTMFIIAPNIDTESLLAHACESLASASVMATDFATFLDGPQRSMLLGIQQVIMLADLAVNRALDNVAPLD from the coding sequence ATGGTCAAACCCACGCCAAATCCCCCCGAATCAGAAACCGATACCACTCAACGTCCATCCGGTCTGCACCTCAAACCCGCCATCCTCAAAAACAACGCACCGCACAATCCCAGCACGATGTTCATCATCGCCCCGAACATCGACACCGAAAGCCTCTTGGCCCACGCCTGTGAATCGCTGGCTTCAGCAAGCGTGATGGCGACTGATTTCGCCACGTTTCTGGATGGCCCGCAACGCAGCATGTTGTTGGGCATCCAGCAGGTGATCATGCTGGCGGATCTGGCAGTCAACCGCGCACTGGATAACGTTGCCCCATTGGACTAA
- a CDS encoding type II secretion system protein, translated as MNTSQRGFTLVEVVVTLALVGLLAGMAAPLTETVVRRGKEQDLRTALYQIRDAIDAYKHAVDAGYIEKSLDSSGYPPNLQVLVEGVRDTRSPKGAKFYFLRRIPRDPLAVVKRDDEGGWGLRSYDSSAENPREGQDVFDVYSKARGKGLNGIAYRKW; from the coding sequence ATGAACACCTCGCAACGCGGTTTTACCCTGGTCGAAGTCGTGGTGACGCTCGCCCTGGTCGGCCTGCTGGCCGGCATGGCCGCACCGCTGACCGAGACCGTGGTGCGCCGGGGCAAAGAGCAGGATCTGCGGACCGCGTTGTACCAGATTCGCGATGCCATCGACGCCTACAAACACGCCGTTGACGCCGGCTACATCGAAAAGTCGCTCGACAGCAGCGGCTACCCGCCGAACCTGCAAGTACTGGTCGAGGGTGTGCGTGACACGCGCAGCCCCAAGGGAGCCAAGTTCTACTTCCTGCGGCGCATCCCCCGTGACCCGCTGGCAGTCGTCAAGCGTGACGACGAGGGCGGCTGGGGCCTGCGTTCCTATGACAGTTCGGCTGAGAACCCGCGGGAGGGCCAGGACGTCTTTGACGTTTACTCCAAGGCCCGCGGCAAGGGTCTCAATGGCATCGCCTACCGAAAGTGGTGA
- a CDS encoding type II secretion system protein, with product MRRQKGFTLIELMVVMAIIATLMTIALPRYFSSLEASRETTLHQSLSSMREALDHYYGDTGRYPDSIEQLVELRYLRNQPLDPISERKDTWVIVAPPDGVAGGVADIKSGASGRARDGSLYSEW from the coding sequence ATGCGTCGGCAAAAGGGTTTTACCCTGATTGAACTGATGGTGGTCATGGCAATCATCGCGACCTTGATGACGATCGCCTTGCCACGTTACTTCAGCAGCCTGGAGGCCTCCAGGGAGACCACCTTGCACCAGAGCCTGTCGTCCATGCGCGAGGCACTGGATCACTATTACGGGGACACCGGGCGATATCCCGATTCCATCGAACAGCTGGTCGAACTGCGCTATTTGCGTAACCAGCCGCTGGACCCTATTTCCGAGCGCAAGGACACCTGGGTCATAGTCGCGCCACCGGATGGCGTGGCGGGCGGGGTGGCCGATATCAAGAGTGGGGCCAGCGGGAGGGCGCGAGATGGCAGCCTGTATTCCGAGTGGTAG
- a CDS encoding type II secretion system protein: protein MAACIPSGRPSNQGGFTYLGVLFLIVVLGMGLASAGELWATAARRDRENQLLWVGTQYAQALRSYYRSSPGMAQYPKELADLVQDERFPSAKHHLRQLYPEPMTGGEWELMRDFDGRISGVYCPSEQKPLKQENFPSEWSDFKGMASYKDWQFVAEKVVLDGTEGPPKEQSTGPQALQP, encoded by the coding sequence ATGGCAGCCTGTATTCCGAGTGGTAGACCTTCGAACCAGGGTGGCTTTACCTACCTGGGTGTGCTGTTTCTGATCGTCGTGCTGGGCATGGGCCTGGCCAGTGCCGGCGAATTGTGGGCCACCGCTGCGCGCCGCGATCGCGAAAATCAGTTGCTCTGGGTCGGTACGCAATATGCCCAGGCGTTGCGCAGCTATTACCGCAGTTCGCCCGGTATGGCCCAGTACCCGAAAGAGCTCGCGGACCTGGTGCAGGATGAGCGTTTTCCGTCGGCCAAGCACCATCTTCGGCAGTTGTACCCGGAGCCGATGACGGGTGGCGAGTGGGAGCTGATGCGTGATTTCGACGGGCGGATCAGCGGTGTGTACTGCCCGTCCGAGCAGAAGCCGCTCAAGCAAGAGAACTTTCCCAGCGAGTGGTCGGATTTCAAGGGCATGGCCAGCTACAAGGATTGGCAGTTCGTGGCCGAGAAAGTTGTCCTCGATGGCACCGAGGGACCGCCGAAAGAACAGTCCACCGGGCCCCAGGCATTGCAGCCTTGA